Genomic DNA from Brassica rapa cultivar Chiifu-401-42 chromosome A04, CAAS_Brap_v3.01, whole genome shotgun sequence:
ATTCTTCCAAGAAACTCAATCATCTGAATCCCGTTCTCAAGGTACCGAGCAGATGGGCTGGGAACGAGTAACCTATCTGAAGTAGTGGTTTGCGAGAATAACCCATACCTTGTGAAAGAGAATAGAATGGACATgccaataaaaacaaaagttaacCCATTGGAAAAGTAACAAAATAGATTAGAATAAAGTAACGCACAGAAGAGCTTACTCAGAAGCAAAAGCTGCTTTTGTTATGTCCGTCAGAAATTCTTTTGAAAGCCCACCATAGTCTAGGCCAGCCTCAGGAAGGCCAGATTCATTCACAAACGAGACATGAATGGAGGATTTTAGCCTGCTACCAATGGAATTCAGTTGTCGAAATCCATCCTCGACCACATGACCTCTACGAACGACTATCTCTATTGACCTCGCGCCAGGTGCATCGACTTCACCAGCCATTTTCCTTGAAGCTTTATCCATGCTTATAAACTCTCTAAACACATGGACCCTGCATGGACaacaaaatatctaaataaacaCCATTCAAATGATAGTGAGAAATGAGACAGGTAATAGTTAGTTAGAAGTCATTGTAGCACaaaaacaacataaaaatgCTATAAAGGGTTAGCAATGTAATAGTACCTTTCTTCAAATGGAAAGACATGGGGAGTAATTGTTATAACAGAACCCATGCTTGGAGAGGTAAAAACATCACTGGTTGGTAAAACCTCATGAGTCCTTGCAGCAAATGCAATTGGAGGTCTACTAGTTCTACCAGGTGAGAGCCACAGGGTAGAAGGACAAAAAGGGTGCCTGCAATCTCTTTCATACAATAGATGCAAACATCTGATAGCAGAATCCATAAGTTGTCTATTCTCAGGACCTGTGCCCCGCAACAATCCATTGTACACGAGAGTGTTAAGCACTGACGCAATTCTCCGTTGTTTCTCCAGCATAAAGGGGACCTACATCATGCCAAAACAAATCTCTAGTAAATGTCGTAACATATAAGCTGAAGGACACTATATTGTGTATGTTACCTGCTTTTCATAGAACTGTATGTCATCAAGAACCACGAGTAAATGCGCATAGGTTGCACAAAAAAGATGAAGCAGGCATGACACATCTTTTGAGATACCTACAGGACCACCTCTCAGAGTTTGCACATCCCAACCATCATCGGTTGAATCATTAATCAGGCTTGATCCTGGCTGATCACTAGTACTCTCCACATGTTCCCGCGGCCCCGGTGATTTACCAGAAAACTTGTTAAGCACATTCACCCACTTGTTGACTCCGTCATTCTTAACATGCTTCAGTTTCTTCTCAGAAGGACTTCTTGTATTCCATGAAGCTTTAGCAGGTTTATGAGATGATTCGTCAGGAATGCAACCATCTTCAGAGAGTAGGACATTCTCTAGAGAGCTCCACAAAGAGACAATGTATCCAGGAGAAAAGGATAACATATTAAGGACAGGCAATGGCCCTACAACAGGATTCAGCACGCAGAAGATTCTCAACATGCATGAATAGAATCGTGCAACGTCAAACAATTCTAGCGTTTCTGATCCTTTTTTACTATTGGTTGATGCATCTTTATCTGCTATAATACGAGTTTCTTTCCCAGAAGCTGCCAACAGTTTTGCGAGATGCCACTGTTGACATACTGGTCGAAGCAATTCAACAAACGAAATCTTCACAGAGCTTTTTCCTTTCTCCGTATCATCGGGTGTGGCCTCAAAGTCAAGATGAATATCCTGAGTTCCAACCTTTTCAACTTGAGACAAGAGATTCTCGGTGAGGGTCACAATAACATGAACATACAAGACATAAAACATTTCTAGATTAGATTCTTGTGTGTCCATAAAATCGTTTTCACTAACTGTTGCCAGGGATACGATGTTCCCCATAGCCCATCCAACAGAAGGAATCTCCGTTGTACAGCTTTGCCTCTCCGAGTACTCTATTTCTGATATTCTGGTCAGCAGTTTGTCCCTCAAAATCTGTTGTCACCTGCCACACTTTAATAAGTTCTTCGATTGTTTGGTAAAAAAGCAATGGCTCTTCTGAAAAGGCAACAGAGCTTAAAACAACTAAAACCTTTCTCTAACATTTTTTGGTATAACAAAATTTGATATGAGACTTACCAATATAGTATGAAAGCTTGGCATTAGTATGCTTTTGTGCTTCAGTGCACGTATGAGAACGCTTGGCAGGCAGCAAACCAGTCGAGGAATTGTAAGTATTAGAGAAACATATTCTTCAACAGCCAAATTTGTGTCTGGTTGATTGTCACCATCAGAATCAGGCTGTCTCGCATGGAATGGTCGTAGAGCCAAAGTTACTGCACTCGTAGTAATCAATAGTCTCTCATCTGAATTTTTGGTTAATGACTTTATATATCTTCTAACCGCTGTGTAATATCCACTTTTAGAGTTCCCTATAAACGGAACGATCATTTTCCCAGCTGATTCTGCATCTTCAAAGTTTTGTTTTGAGACAATCTTCCAGCTTTTGGGATCAGTCAGAACAATAAGGATGCGTAGCAAAAGAGCACCGACACCCAGAACATCTTTTATCCTCTCCTGTGAGTAACTACACTCCGTGAGAAGGAAAGAGCAGAGAGATACCAGTCTTCGTGTTTGACAGAGCCATGTTCTACTCTCTTCAAATGTACCAACTGCTAGTGAGCAAAAGTTATACCCTTGATCTGCAAAAGCAATAACAACATCTATCTAAGATCTATATCAATTCTAATTAGCAAGACCAACAATCCAAAAGCCAAGGAAGAAAACAATCATACCATTAGAGTTGATGCTTTCCAGTAGAATCTTAAAGCAAGTTTGCATGCACTGTACATCTCTTGGCTCTATCTTTTGATGTTGGACACACAAAGATCTGATAAAGAAGAGGAAAGGTCTCAACACTCTGCTTGACACCCAACTCTTAGTGAGTGTATCAGAATGGCAACTCAGCGAACTCTCCCACTCGTCCTGGATCACAAAAGCTGCTTTCTTTCTCACAATGTAAGACCTCCACACTCTCTACGAAACAGTTATAAAGAAGATGTAAAGTTTATTATGTCTTTTGTCCCATTAAACCACAAGTTAACATCCAACTTGAGAGAACCTGAATGAAAACAGCAGCAGCATTAGCACGTCTCGCGTAACTGCGGAGCTCCCTTGCTTGTGAGACTTTAGCAAGCAAAGCATCTCTTGACATCTCCTCACTGCTGGCGCCTCTGAGGGAGACCTGACGAGAACAAACACACAGATCCATCATCATGCACCAATTCGGAAGCGAATTGTAAATAGAGAAGATGATCGGAAGAAGAAGGAGGTACCTTGTGTTTCCGATTAAGGTCCATTGGAGGCTAAAATTTGATTCTCCgatcttcttcgtcgtcgtcTTCGTTTATGCGTATTGGCTTTGGATTGACGTTTTAAGGATCGGAAGCGACTTCCGTATCAATCTTCGAGCCACTTCTTTTATGACGTCAGCTTACagacaaaaaaatcaatattcttCCTTAAAATAGGGAAGTTAGGCCAAATgactaaaacaaaaacaaaatttcactttatattttctcttcctatctctctttACCATCTTActataaatctaattttttttcttggttattATACAAATAAACCTTATAAAATAGAGACAAATCTCCGcaaaaaaacttttgtttgtGCACTCTGCAAAGaattttaaaactagatttttcaCCCAGACGTGCgggtagatttttattttataaatatataacagataACATTGCAAAACTTTCaaagatataatttacattttagtgttatatattttttaaatctataatgttattggttatgtttcttatttgatattattaatatataatgatttttttatacattttactttattcctagttattattatatattaatatattttcgagttgggtaaaataaattcatagtataaaataaacaaatttagaatctcattcattttttataatttttacagactgaatacaatacattttaaaattttatttaattatactatataactgatattttcttagcataatttttatttctatgttatttattttagtatattctgggattttataagtaaatagattataataatactatattattaattattaaatcaatcgctgcattagtttaaaaatattttaaaattttattaagattttgttaggctttttccaacatattttgttataagtaaaaataaaatttgaatttacagttaaaatttatttattgatatctatataatttatacgattttttagaaatttatatattaaatagattaacttaaataatcaaatagatgtaATTGATAAAATAAACCTAGTATGAATTGtttatggtatttcttttaataaagaagatatataatataattattaaatttgaaaaatagcatacacttttattttattttgttttatagtaaaatcttatttaaattaatgtataatagtatatattattaattacgaaattaatcaatggtattaatttaaataaattttttaaaatttgtaaaaagattttgttagattttttctcaacattttgttataactaagactaaaatttaaatttatagttaaaattgatttattattaatatctttatatatttaatagattaatgtaaataattaaataaatgtaattaacGAAATGGATCTAATAAAGCTAGTATAACTTTTTATGGTACATAAAAATGGTATTTaccttttaatagagaagatatttattttataaaaaaaaactgaagaaaATGATCAACATTGAAAATGTGATAAATGGCAATTACACTTGCCATacagatatataaaaataaataaatatttaaataaataataaagacAATTTCTTGGAGATTGCGTATTAAATGATGTCCAGATTTCAATTCCAGGAGAAAgcgatttattaaacaattgtGCAGACTATGGAAGAAAGacttacaagagatcttcaacatggtgcaagtaaatccggTTGGCGTAGGTCTTcgtaggacggctcaggtgatgcagttaagCGTAgatcttcataaggcaggtagtattgtcagttgtcgaatcgtctatgcaatttttctcataattgtaatatcataattaatCAGCATTAAAAAAAGGCGAAagatatgttttttattttgaaaaaacttTTTTCAGTTCAAaacttttttgatctttttcactttcttcattttaaatttattttgaaatccaaaaattcatttttatgaacaatttttaaaattcttacTTTAAAATGtagttatctatttttaaaatttctaaaactcCACTCTCCTCTCCCGAAACTCTATCCTTCAGTTAGAAATCCCATGTATAAACTAggagtatttaaaattttttatctaTCTAATGAAACATACTTTGGTCATTTTACCTCTTTTATGTTATATTTgcgataaaaaattaaatactatGATGGttttacccaaaaaaacatattaatattCTAAAAACATAAGTTGGCAAAAAAAGTCAgtctaaaaacatataaaattgtattaatcaaacaaactaaatataaatattatcagTAATAATTTAGTTAACAACCATTTATTTTAAAGAGATTAAACATACTCCCTCCATTTCACAAAGATAAATTTTCTAttgttttcacacatattaaaaaacacattaatcactataataaatgtattttctctgtaattttcaattttcaatatttttaacaaatagtaattcaataaaatcaattaattttcttgaaatttacaattttttcatagaaaacgcaaaatatatatctttgtgaaacaaattttttttctaaaacatctaTGTTTttgaaacggaaggagtatcGTATAAAAATAAACGATTAAAAATTGGAAAGATTACTATAATAAACTAAATCATGTTGTTATTACTAGATTAGCTTATACTTATTTAATTACTAGATTGTTTTTTATACCCGCAATACCCTttctttgttaacaaaaaaacacatttaccaaaaatgctattattaatttttgtcaTATCatcaaaaatcttattttctttttttcatgaaAAATCTTCCCCAGATAAATAAGTTTACCGAATAAAATCTGCGATACGAGATAAAAGTTTTTCTAACCTCTGACAGATTTATTACCTTCCGCAAAATTATCAAAACAGACTtatcacaatactaaaagccAGATATGGAGAGATTATAGCCTGTCCACGTCACTTATTAAATTTCTCCAATCACAACATTTGATTAAAACACGTCAGATGGGCTTGCGTTTAATATGAACTTGACACCGTCCATGGCCGAGATTGCTTCTTTGGTGTTAGTTCTTTAAGGGCTTTATGCTACACTCTTATTGGACTCTTTTATCTTATTAAGTTTTGTAAAACTCAACATGTTAGAGAGACGATCCTCTTAGCCGAAGGCGATATCGAAAATTAGGGTTAATAGTCTTCTTCGATCTCTGGCCATCCAAAGCAACAATGGAGTTTCAAGAGAGACGAAACGTCGTGAATCTCTGTGTCAAGCTTCGATCGTCTCACCTTCTACGGAAACCAGGACGGTTACGGTACTCGGTTGTTTCAATAATTCAGATTAACTTCCCAATTAACTCCATCTTCCCACTCATTCCACGATTTCTGATTCACTGCATCTCCCTTTCTTCCAGCCGGTGAATCTGCAACTAATTATAGGTGAATTTGTATCCATATATTCATCTTTCTCTTCTCATTAGAGTTTGAATCCCCAGAGCCTTTTGAATTCTCAGGTGGATGGCGGTGTAGGAATGAGAGCCGATTGCATACGGATCAGGTGTCTGTCTCAACGGAGAGCCATGTCTCGGTTGTTTACCTCAAAGTGACGACAAAAGCTATGGCGAGAAGCCATGTGAGAGACTGTGATTCGAGGACGGTCAGAAATTTCTTGGAGGATGATCGGCATGGAGTTGGGCGTGAAGGACCATCAATTCCGGTAACTTCGTTACCATTTGTTATAGCTTATTGATAGGTTAGGTTTAGTGTGTATTATATAAAGTTTGACCTGAATCGATTGATGAATCAGAATGCTAATTGTGAGTTGAATTTAGTCTCATTGCAGGATCGATCattgtataaaaatttatttgtctCTCATTTTGTCTTTATAACTGCAAAAAGGGTGATTTTGTTCATCACTGGATATGAAGGTCTTTATATACATTACATGTTTAAGGAAAGGGAAAAAAATTCGGGAGGAGAAAGGGATCAGTTTGAAGCATAAGCTCAACCCGAGTTTGAGCTTCCAAGCTTATGGTAAAGTACTAGACATTAAAGCCCTTGAGATTCAAGCAATTATTGATTTTGATTCTTTGTCACACATTGTTATTGTGAAACTGTTTACAGGAATTTTCAGAGAAGAGTAAAGATTTAGAAGAAACTATGTTTTTGTTCAGGACCATTGGTGAAACAACAAGGAGTATGACCTTATGAGCTAGAGAGAAGGCTACACGAGCTCATGGTGACAAGACAAAAATATGAGATAAAAGAGATGCAGACTGCATTGGAAGAGGCTAAGATAAGGCTTCATGTGACAGAGGCTGAAGCTTCTTGGTGGAAAGTCACCGCATATATAGTCTCTGAACATATCGTCTTCTATAGTGGAACTGTTATTGTTTAACGGGTTACAGCAGGTTTCAGATAGGATTTAGAAGAAAGTAGGTTCAGACATATGTATTCAGGGCCATTGGAGGAACAAGGAGTGTGTCCTCATGAGATGGAGAGAAAGCAATACGAGGACGAGGAGCAATATCAAAGCTGTGTGTGAGATCGAACGGACGAGGAGCAATATCAAAGCTGCTGAGATGCGTTTGGTCACTGCTATGAAGATGAAGGAAGCTGCTAGAGCGGCTGATGCAGTTGCAATAGCTGAAATCAAAGATGTCACcaggagaagaagaacaagaaagatGTTGCAGGAGGAGATTCTTGAGAAGATAGAAGAAATGGCTCAAGAGATTAAAAGCAACAGGAGGACGATTGAGGAAGGTCTGGAGAGAGTGAACTCTGCAAAAAtgaaagcagaagaagaagacacaCAATGGCAGTGGTCAGACGTAGGAGgagatcatcatcatcttacAAGGGCAAGTACAAGAACATGAGAGAGACAGTTCTGATGGATGAAAACGGTCTGGATATGATGATGAATGGAGACGGGACAGCGTCTTCAGTTACTGTCTTGAAACCAGCAATGTCTATTGGGCAGATACTGAGCAGGAAGCTACTTCTTGCGGATGAGTCAGCGATCATGATGAACGGGAGAGTGTCCTTGGGTCAGATTCTTTGAAAGACTAATGTGGAAGAAAGAAATGGTGAAGGGAAGGAAAAATATAAGAGGGTCAATGGGAAGAGGAAAAAGTTCGGATTGGCTAAATTATTTGTGATGTTGAACAAAGAGtgcaagaagaacaagaaaaagaagGTAGCTTTGAATTTAAACTAATGAAGCGAGTGACTGACTTTTTGAAAATGGTTAAATCTCTTATCTTAGGAACTGttatgtgtttgtgtgtgttaaGGAAATAGCTATTGGTTTATGATAGTAAAATGTAGTGTCATTTGTTTTTAAGAGTGTTCTATATTATAATGAGAGAAATAAGATTACAAATCTAAAACTTACAGTCATACAGTTCgagaaaatatattcaaaagaaGGGAAACTTCTAAACATAAAAGAGCAGCATAAGTTTATGAGAAGTGAGGAGATAGACCGGCATGTCTCCACGGCCGCCGTTCGACACAGATGTCTGTGGTGGGAGATAAAACTCGCaatcaaaaaattaattaaataaaaaataaggtTTAGGAACACATAACAGTAATAGTCTTGACGTTGATTGTATTTGTGGTGTATGAAGTTGTGAAAACGGACCACATAACAGTTAGAacatattagtttatttttcttttggaaaTTGGAAGTATATGCAAATCGCTTTTTTTTCCTGCTTTTCTGACTATCAAATGGAAAATGAATAGAAATGCAACCTTAATCACACCTCGCCTAGGTTTAACACTCAAAATATTGattatttataatatgtatatatttttgaatttagttttagtttttttaacatattttattttaaaattagtgaTTTAAATATTGCAATTGCAAAAATGAATATATGATTTGCAGTAACAGGaaataatttgtttaaaaacataatgaaaatatagtattagttattaatatttaaataaaatacatgACTGAATATTTTCTGTTATTATATTTGAAGActaaataaacaatatatatatatatatatatatcaaataaccAATTACGTGTTGTAAGATAAAATTTACAcattaattttagattttttttaaacattggtttttttatgtataaattatttatttttagagaaTGTTACTGTATTTTTTCCTGATTTATTAGactatcatttattttaaatataagttattttatacatataaatcatgttaaaataattttttactgTAACTTTAGATTAATCAATGTTTATTCACAAAAACGTGCATATTATTTTTCGCAATCAGAACATAGTAGACGGAACTAGCGAACTTAGACATTACTCTATATTTTGCTAATAAAGCCTTATAAATAAACacttgacggaaaaaaaaaacattactctctctctctctttaggaaATGTTTTGCAGGAATGAACTTAGATTTGGACGAATAGTTTTGGTTTGATGGTTCCTTTTTAAAAAGTGGGTTGTTTTGTGGATGGAATCTGTTAGAACTACTAAATTATAGGTTTTCATTTTGATTTACTTATTTTGGTATTtcttttgttctgttttgtttttaggGGAAGTTCACTACTGAACATCTTTAAATAaaccaacaacaaaacaaatactTTTACGGAAAAGTTAGCAGTCACTTTTTTGCTTCTTATATTGTTTGTGTTCCATTTATGTTTTAAGTCTATCCGTCTTCTCCTTTGACCACCAGCCCGAGCCATTCTGATTCTGCTGAGACCAAAAATAAGAATCAATTAGCATTGAGTTTAAGATTTTGAAGTTAAAGGTACAAAACTTAAAGCAGAGAACCTCACTCTACTTCTTCCATTGTTATCACTATATCGCTCTCTTCTTTTTATCAAACTTGCATGAATTGAGGAACATGAAAGCTGTCTATAAACTATAAACATGTTTGGGATAAAGTAAGATTATATAAGGAAGATGAAGTTTCTTTCATGATCAAAATTTGAGTATCGTTTTACTACGAATCTATTTAACTTTATAttctttaatagtatagatcaaAAAATTACTACAAATAGAAACATAtgcaattttcttaaaaaaatatccatataAATACCCTATTAGACAAGAGTATGCTGCACTAAAATAATGTAAAACTCATTGATTGTTTGGTCAATAAGATATTGCTAAGCAAATACATAcataacaaaaccaaaaacaaattgCTCCAACAATATATCCGACTACTCAAAAACGTTACATGCAATTTACAAGTCCATACAAGACCTGAAGACCACATTAACTAAAGTAATAGCCCAGTGTCTCTGATCTCCCTATAAAATACAGCCGACATACGTTCGAAAATATTACATGTGTAACAACTTGAAGTCACCACCTCTTTCAACTATTCCATACAGAAACAATCAACACGACATGAAACTAGACAATACCTAAAAACAATGCTTTTACAATTCTGTTCAAATGGAAAGGACACGTAATCCAAatcccgcgcgtagcgcggaccaACCCTAGTAATAGTTAAAAGACTTTCGGGAATAACTCCAGTATATCTTACAGTAAATTTATTTACGTTGGTAGGTTTTTATTCAGCTGACAGCTTTTATATAGCAGATTTTTATTGCATGATAGCATGTTTTTAATATGTAGAAGATTTTCACACATTAACAACTTTTTTCTCATAGACTCTTTTATAGTTTGGCAGATTATTATGTTTTCGAGGTAGCAGATGTATATTTTATTCGTAGCAGATGTATATTTTATTCGTTTATAAAAAGCAAACTTTTCGAATAAGTATGCTTTGCAGCAGacttataaattaataacaaaactaaCTCCATATACATAGCGTGTTTTTTGTACGTTATGGCAAGTAATATGTAGTTCACAAGAAATATGTGTTATTATAGGTCATTTCTCTTAAAGTTCTTGTTCTAATTGATATTTTGCAACTAAGGTTGACGCATGCATCTGATATACAACCTTGACCACTTGAGACTTTAAGAACACCCTGCAACGACAATTTTAAATCATGGTTAAGAGATGCAACAACAAGGACAATATATACTCAAGAGGGCACAAATGATATTCAGCTTGAGTAATTGACAACTATCAATTAGGCAACCCAGTAAACTAAAACTCTGTATAATtcctaatatataaatatatgttgccAAAACTAATAACTGTTTTCAATCATCCTCTATGAACTCGATTAAATATAACATGCATTCAATTGGTGAACTAGACTTGGACCAAAAATATTATGGTAAATAGAAAATTTACTTAAAATAACATAAGTTGGatataacttttcaaaaatacaatGTGTTTCTGAGTTTAAAGTTTAGTGATTATTGTTCAGACTTTAATATGTAGAGTATGAGACTGGATTTATAAACTCaagtatttatgaaaatgattattgtttaaatgtaaatttggGTAATCATATCAAATTTGTGATGAATTAGAACTCCCCATGAAATAGTATGTTGACGCAAAAGTTGGGATCACTCACTGaaatcataatttatttttccttttggtCAAAAGTTTGTTAACGATATATTGTATTTGCAAAAACTTATTGCTACAGAACATGTACTCCTGGCGCATATCTTGACAAAGGCTTTAATCCGTTATGAAAATCTGAATTCACAT
This window encodes:
- the LOC103863441 gene encoding E3 ubiquitin-protein ligase UPL7, which codes for MDLNRKHKVSLRGASSEEMSRDALLAKVSQARELRSYARRANAAAVFIQRVWRSYIVRKKAAFVIQDEWESSLSCHSDTLTKSWVSSRVLRPFLFFIRSLCVQHQKIEPRDVQCMQTCFKILLESINSNDQGYNFCSLAVGTFEESRTWLCQTRRLVSLCSFLLTECSYSQERIKDVLGVGALLLRILIVLTDPKSWKIVSKQNFEDAESAGKMIVPFIGNSKSGYYTAVRRYIKSLTKNSDERLLITTSAVTLALRPFHARQPDSDGDNQPDTNLAVEEYVSLILTIPRLVCCLPSVLIRALKHKSILMPSFHTILILRDKLLTRISEIEYSERQSCTTEIPSVGWAMGNIVSLATVSENDFMDTQESNLEMFYVLYVHVIVTLTENLLSQVEKVGTQDIHLDFEATPDDTEKGKSSVKISFVELLRPVCQQWHLAKLLAASGKETRIIADKDASTNSKKGSETLELFDVARFYSCMLRIFCVLNPVVGPLPVLNMLSFSPGYIVSLWSSLENVLLSEDGCIPDESSHKPAKASWNTRSPSEKKLKHVKNDGVNKWVNVLNKFSGKSPGPREHVESTSDQPGSSLINDSTDDGWDVQTLRGGPVGISKDVSCLLHLFCATYAHLLVVLDDIQFYEKQVPFMLEKQRRIASVLNTLVYNGLLRGTGPENRQLMDSAIRCLHLLYERDCRHPFCPSTLWLSPGRTSRPPIAFAARTHEVLPTSDVFTSPSMGSVITITPHVFPFEERVHVFREFISMDKASRKMAGEVDAPGARSIEIVVRRGHVVEDGFRQLNSIGSRLKSSIHVSFVNESGLPEAGLDYGGLSKEFLTDITKAAFASEYGLFSQTTTSDRLLVPSPSARYLENGIQMIEFLGRIVGKALYEGILLDYSFSHVFIQKLLGRYSFIDELSGLDPELYRNLMYIKQYEGDLQELCLDFTVTEEFCGKMSIIELKPGGKDISVTNENKMQYIHAMADYKLNRQIVPFSNAFYRGLTDLISPAWLKLFNAHEFNQLLSGGNHDIDVDDLRRNTKYTGGYSDSSRTIKIFWEVMKGFEPSERCMLLKFVTSCSRAPLLGFKYLQPTFIIHKVSCDTSLWAAIGGQDVERLPSASTCYNTLKLPTYKRASTMREKLLYAITSNTGFELS